GTGGTCGTCAGCGCAGCACCTCCTGTACCAGGGTCCACCACGACTGAAACCAGTCTCTTGGCTCCCGGATCTCCGCCCGCCGTATTGGTGCTCTCCGAGAAATCCTGATAGACTTCGCTGGTATGATTTATCAGGTCGAGAGTACCGGCTCCGTAGGTACCATCTGCATTGAGGTCAGCGCGGTACTGCTTTCTCTCGATGGTATAGTCCCACTTGCGTGCCCCCCTGTTGGAGAACGTGAGTTCCTCACGGGCTACTAGTGTCCCTCCCGTTCCCTCACCCTCATAAGTGTAGGTGGTCATCGTGTCATTGACAGTGTCTTGCACGAATTTCTGGGTCTTGGTGCTCACTCCACTAGCTCCAAAGTCCTCCTTGGTGACGATCTGCAGCTGATAGTCGGCCAGCTTGGTGAAAGTGATGTCCTGTAGAGGGTCTTCAGTAGGTACCGTGTAGAGGGTCTCACCCGATGGCTTGACTAAGCTAATGTCCATGCGGTTCCAGACCCTGACCCTGAAGCCATCCGTATTCTTGTCGACATGAGTGAAAGCATTGTCTGTAAGAACCTGATTGATAAAGCCGTTCAGCTCGATCCGCTCATCATGGCCTGAACTGGCAATTTTCAGGACGGCCGGATCAAAGACATCGCCTGACAAGTCAGCCACATCCAATTCCAACTTATGGGAAATACGTCCGATGGCATCATCGTGAAAAAGGCTGTCAAAGGTCTGCTCGAAAGTACGCTTCGTCCCGCCGGAGTGCCCCTCGACGGCGGGCTGCCTGGAAAGAACCTGGATGTCCACGTCCTTATCCTGCCTGGAGACACCGATCCCGACATTCCAGTGAAGACTGTTAGTACCGGAGCCAGAAGGATTAGTCGGCACATTCTCCCCGCCTTCACAGCAAGGACCGCACTTGGGCCCGGATGGGTCAGTGTAGGGAGGGTTGACCTGAGTAGCCCCCAGCTGATGGCTACTGACTGAAAACAGGGAAATTCCCAAGGCAAGCGCTGCCAGAGGGCTAGTTACACAATATCGTGGAACAGATGGTAGATTCATAGAATTAAAAGTAGGTTGTGAGATTGGTAGATTAATTAGTTTTGAAATTTCTTGAGTGCAGACTGGGCTGCGTAACGAAAGCGGTCGTTGCTGTTAGCGATGCTTTCCAAATAGCTTTTATCCTCCTCGGAGCGGTAGACACCCAGCGCTGCAATCGATGTCAGTCGCATGGAAGGATCTATCTCGGCATCTCTGGCCATCTCCCGGATGAGAGGCAGGTGGGCCTGGCTGTCCCGCAAAGCCACCGCCTGCACGATGGAGGTACGCATACCCAGATCTGCCTTGGTTTCCCCCTTCATCATGGAGCTAAGAAGCGGGTCTAGCCTCTGCCAGACAGGAGCGCTGATCTCCTCTGGCAACTGCCTGGATGCCTGGGTCAGCGACATGATCGCTGTTCCCGGGATAGAAGTTCCAGACAGGGACGGGTCGGTGATGGTGTCTGCGATGGCTTGCATGGCTTGTCCCATTTTCACGGCTTCAGAACTCTCAGGGCTCAGGCCAGAGCCTTGGTTCCTGATCCACAAGGCCAGATGCTGGACTGCGTAGTCCCGGGCGACCTCATGAGCCCCCTTGCTCTTGACTAGCTGGATGAGCTCCGCCTCAAACCTGTCAGCACCGACACCTTTGGCGTCCATCTGTTGCATGATCTCATTGAGCACTACCCACCAGACTTTATTGTCGCCGCCGGGGTTATGGCGAAATAGGCCGAAGAGATAATCCACATCACCGGACTCCAGCCCCGTATCAATACGACGAGCCAGATCAAGCCGCAGACGCTCGGACACCGTAGGATCTGTGAGAGCCCTGATAGCCGAAGAGAGATCTTCCTGCATAGCAAGCTCACTCCCGTTCATCTGTTCAATCCCTTCATCCAGGGGTAAGGCTGCTGTACGCGAATTTGAAGGTAGCTCCAGGTCTTGGGTCTGTTGCACGGCTAGCTCCCCCCCCTTGTCTGACATTCCTCGCATCGCCCAGCCTACGAAACCAGCGAAGGCTGTGACCGCGCAAAGCAAGGTGACTAAAAATACTTTTCTGCTCATCAGTTCAGAAATCTGTACTTCAATTACTTTGTGTACTCAGGACTATCGCTTGTTGAGCAACTTGCCGTCGGCATCGTAGACACTCACATTGTGGCAATAGCCTCCGTTCTGACCCTCTGGGAGCAGGAACTGCAGGTAGACCAGACCATCAACCAAGTCCTCATAGTAGAAGGTCATTTCCTTGGTTCCGTCCGGGAACATGACGCCGTTACGGAAGATGGTCACGACCACCTTTCCACCTGGAGGCAGATCCTGAACCACCATTGGGGTGGTCAGCAGATAATAGCCCGGATAATTCTGGGTGGCGTAAGTCTGGTCCAGCCCGTTCTGCAAAGCGTCTGTCACAGTGACCGAGGTCACATCCCCGATGTCGACGATCGGGCCGCCGGCGTAGAGTCTGGCTACGAGGCCGTAGTGGCCGCCATTGGCCGGATCGAGGCGCATGCGGTAGTTGTCTGTGTCGATGTCTTCGATGGAGACGAGGTTGAGGCCCTTGCCGGTCTCGAAGAAGAGGTTGCGGTCGGCCTGGGCATCGGTCAGGTCGAGGTAGCTGACGGAGTTCTGCACGATGGTCGTGTCGTCAGGGAGCTGGGCTCCGACGACGGTGACGCTGAGAGTCCCTGTAGCGCCAGTGACGTGGCTGGCGTCCACGGTGTAGACACCCGGGGTATTGAACTGGTGCAGAAGGACGTCCTTGCTGTTTCCAAGCGTGGTGCTCTGGCCTTCCACGGTGAGGGTGGAGACGACGCCGTTGCCGGTGCTCTGGCGGTTGTTCGGGTGCTCGGTATTAGCACCTGGTCCTCCGCCGACCCAGCAACCCAGTCTCAGGGTGTCGCCCTGGCGGATAACGAGTGATTCGTTGTCCAGCACGTTGGTGGCCCACCAGTAGATGTCTCCCTGTACCTGCTGGCCGTTGGCAAAGGCCGCGGTGTAGCTGGTGTCTTCACCATTGGTGAGAGGCAGGTTTGCGTACCAGTGCTCGGAGTCGGTGCTCGGAAGTACGGCGTTCCCATTGAGGAAGAGGCCGTCGATGATGCGGGCCCCACCCTCGATGAAGGCCGGGGAAGTGCGGGAAGAAGTACCATGAGGCGTGACGTAGTCCACGGCGGCAAGCTGGTTCTCCACCCAGTCCGGGATGTTGTCCCCGTCATAGTCCGCACCGGAAGGCTGGCGCACGGTGATGGAATCAATCTGCACGGTGCGGCGGCCTAACAAGTTATCAATTTCCAGAGTCAGGTTGTGAGTGCCTGCACTGATGTTAGGCGTGAGCACACGCATGATGCCGTTGTGGCTGGCGCCGTAGGTGATGGCGTAGCGGCCTACCGGGGTACCGTCGATGGAGGCATTCACGTGTACGGTCTCATTGGCGTAGACGGTACCGCGCAGGCGGGTGTCCACCTGGATGATCCAGGAGCCGGTGGTCGGGATGTTCACGTTCCAGCTGATTTCGCCACGGAAGGTGTCTGAGATCAGACCGCCGTCCACGTAGTTCCAGCCGTACTCGGAGTCTGTGAAGGTGGTGACGTCCACGGTGCCGGCGATGGTTTCCACTGGAGCATCCGACTGAAGCGGATCCGTGCCGTGGCTGTTGACTTCCTGGCCGTCGGAGATGCCGTCGCCGTCGGTATCCGCATTACACGGGTCAGTGCCGGCAAGGTATTCGGCGCGGTTGTTCAGGCCGTCGTTGTCAAAGTCTCCGTTCTCACCTTCGCGGGCGCGATCGAGCAGGCCATTGTCCGTAGCGCTGAGACCCTTGGCGGTTTCCCAGGCATCCGGCAGGGAATCGTCATCCTCGTCGGCAGCGATGTGGTGGTAGCTGTAGAGGTATTCGGCGGGGATTTCCTCACGCTCCTGACCGGGGCGTGCCCAGGCGAGGTCTGCGTGCGGATAGTGGCCGTGGCCGTGCTGCTGCAGTACCTCGATGAAGTACTTCTGGCCGGCGACCAGCTGCACCTCCTCTGACATCTGGCAGACGAAACGGTCCCACTTGTTAGAATCATTGATATGCATGCCGTGGCCGGTGCCGAGCTCTGGGCCCATTTCCGCGATCACGCGCTTACTGTACTTGTCTTCGCCCGTGGAGATGGAGAGCTGGACGCCATTGGTGCCGCTCACCCAGAAACGGTAGGAGCCGGTCTCCGGGGCGATGATGTAGCCGCGCATGCGCTGGGCCATGTTCCAGCGGACATGCTCGCCCGTGGTGCTGGCATTGGTAAACTCGATGTGGTCCGCCTGCTCGTAAACGTGGTCAGACTCCTGGGCGGCCTCGTGGATGGAGTAGTAAGGAACGCCGTACCACTGCTCGAGGGTGAGGGTGCCTTGTACGCTGTTAGGAATGAATGCCTCGATCCCGCGCTTGGCTTCCTCCGCGTTGCTCATGTAGTCGCGGTCGCTGTCGGCATCATAGGCGTAAATGCCATCCTGCCAGGTGGAGGTATCGAAGCCATTGAGAGTTTCCCAGGTATCATCCAGATCGTCGTCATCCAGGTCGTTAGGCTCAATGTCGTAGCTTTCCAGCGCACTGGCGTCTACCAGCTCGCGAGGTTTGACCTCGAGGCGGTCGTCCGCCCCGAAGACCTGGACTTCTGCCAGGCAGATGAAATTGGTGCCGTAGGCATCTGCGGCGATCTTCTGGACGCGGATCTTCTGGGCCCTGACTGCGTGGCTGAGCACAATGTCCTCAGTGGCTCCTGTCCAGGTGCCATTGGTGTGGTAGTCCTGGGCGTGGACGACGGAGCCGTCCGCTGCGATGAAGCTGACACGGTAGTTCGCCAGGCGCTTCTGCCAGGTGCTGCGGTTCCAGAGCAGGACGCGCTCGACGGTCTTTTCCTGACCGAGGTCGATCTGCCACCAGGAACCTTCGATGTTCCGGGTGTGTGAAATCTTGTCCCCGTTGGCGGTGACACCGCCGGTGTTTGTATCGAGGGCATTGTCAGCGTCTCCTCCCGGGTAGGTACTGGACTGGGAAACGGTCACGCCGGACTGCTGGGCCAGGTCGATGACCGGCTGGGGTGAGAGCTGGCCGAAGACCTGTGCTTCCGCGAGCGCGAGGATCTTTTCACCGGACGCGGTCACGCCGAGCAGCTCGACTTTCACGGTCTGGGCATTGATGGCGCTGCAGAGGCACCACTCAAGTTTTTCACCAACGTGGGTGCCGTCGGTGTGGAAATCCTTGGAGATCATCACGGTGCCATCGTCATCGAGCAGGCTGACGCGGAAGTTGGAAAGGCGGTTTCTCCAGGAGCTGCGGTTCCAGAGCACGACTTGGTCGATGGAGCGCATGGTGCCGAGATCTACCTGCCACCAGGAGCCGTCCTGGTTCTTGGTGTGGGAAATCGGGTCGCCTTCAGCAGTGACACCGCTGGTATTGCCGTCGATGGCATTGGATGCGGCTCCACCCGGGTAGGTGGTAGACTGGGTGGCCACAACGCCAGCCTCGAGCGCGAGAT
This sequence is a window from Rubritalea squalenifaciens DSM 18772. Protein-coding genes within it:
- a CDS encoding HEAT repeat domain-containing protein, with the protein product MSRKVFLVTLLCAVTAFAGFVGWAMRGMSDKGGELAVQQTQDLELPSNSRTAALPLDEGIEQMNGSELAMQEDLSSAIRALTDPTVSERLRLDLARRIDTGLESGDVDYLFGLFRHNPGGDNKVWWVVLNEIMQQMDAKGVGADRFEAELIQLVKSKGAHEVARDYAVQHLALWIRNQGSGLSPESSEAVKMGQAMQAIADTITDPSLSGTSIPGTAIMSLTQASRQLPEEISAPVWQRLDPLLSSMMKGETKADLGMRTSIVQAVALRDSQAHLPLIREMARDAEIDPSMRLTSIAALGVYRSEEDKSYLESIANSNDRFRYAAQSALKKFQN
- a CDS encoding PA14 domain-containing protein, with amino-acid sequence MIKNRRLIQSASFGAALTCLGGSVFAGEPGKLTREIWNNVEGGKVENLTVLPQFHGGADSVSTISGAEAPSNVANNYGSRLRGYIIAPVTGDYTFWESGDDAVELWMSETPSKFDAKKVAWHGGWTSKNQWDKYATQKSEAVRLTAGQKYYIELRHKEANGGDHLSLAWSYREVQPGVNLALEAGVVATQSTTYPGGAASNAIDGNTSGVTAEGDPISHTKNQDGSWWQVDLGTMRSIDQVVLWNRSSWRNRLSNFRVSLLDDDGTVMISKDFHTDGTHVGEKLEWCLCSAINAQTVKVELLGVTASGEKILALAEAQVFGQLSPQPVIDLAQQSGVTVSQSSTYPGGDADNALDTNTGGVTANGDKISHTRNIEGSWWQIDLGQEKTVERVLLWNRSTWQKRLANYRVSFIAADGSVVHAQDYHTNGTWTGATEDIVLSHAVRAQKIRVQKIAADAYGTNFICLAEVQVFGADDRLEVKPRELVDASALESYDIEPNDLDDDDLDDTWETLNGFDTSTWQDGIYAYDADSDRDYMSNAEEAKRGIEAFIPNSVQGTLTLEQWYGVPYYSIHEAAQESDHVYEQADHIEFTNASTTGEHVRWNMAQRMRGYIIAPETGSYRFWVSGTNGVQLSISTGEDKYSKRVIAEMGPELGTGHGMHINDSNKWDRFVCQMSEEVQLVAGQKYFIEVLQQHGHGHYPHADLAWARPGQEREEIPAEYLYSYHHIAADEDDDSLPDAWETAKGLSATDNGLLDRAREGENGDFDNDGLNNRAEYLAGTDPCNADTDGDGISDGQEVNSHGTDPLQSDAPVETIAGTVDVTTFTDSEYGWNYVDGGLISDTFRGEISWNVNIPTTGSWIIQVDTRLRGTVYANETVHVNASIDGTPVGRYAITYGASHNGIMRVLTPNISAGTHNLTLEIDNLLGRRTVQIDSITVRQPSGADYDGDNIPDWVENQLAAVDYVTPHGTSSRTSPAFIEGGARIIDGLFLNGNAVLPSTDSEHWYANLPLTNGEDTSYTAAFANGQQVQGDIYWWATNVLDNESLVIRQGDTLRLGCWVGGGPGANTEHPNNRQSTGNGVVSTLTVEGQSTTLGNSKDVLLHQFNTPGVYTVDASHVTGATGTLSVTVVGAQLPDDTTIVQNSVSYLDLTDAQADRNLFFETGKGLNLVSIEDIDTDNYRMRLDPANGGHYGLVARLYAGGPIVDIGDVTSVTVTDALQNGLDQTYATQNYPGYYLLTTPMVVQDLPPGGKVVVTIFRNGVMFPDGTKEMTFYYEDLVDGLVYLQFLLPEGQNGGYCHNVSVYDADGKLLNKR